Proteins from one Mycolicibacter virginiensis genomic window:
- the cysK gene encoding cysteine synthase A, with the protein MGRIYDNVTELIGHTPLVRLNRLTEGLGAQVAAKLEFYNPANSVKDRIGVAIIDAAEQSGQLRPGGTIVEATSGNTGIALAMVGAARGYKVILTMPDTMSTERRVMLRAYGAEIVLTPGSEGMAGAVAKAKQIVADTHNALSADQFANPANPAIHERTTGEEIWKDTDGAVDIFVAGIGTGGTLTGVSHTLKAHKPEVQIVGVEPKDSAILHGADPGPHKIQGLGANFVPEVLDRDCYDEIIDAQFDDAIRVARALGTEEGILGGISAGANVWAALELAKRPENAGKLIVVVVPDFGERYISTPLFEHIRQ; encoded by the coding sequence ATGGGCAGGATCTACGACAACGTCACCGAGCTGATCGGCCATACGCCGCTGGTGCGGCTCAACCGGCTGACCGAGGGACTGGGCGCTCAAGTGGCGGCCAAACTCGAGTTCTACAACCCAGCCAACAGCGTCAAGGACCGCATCGGTGTCGCGATCATCGACGCCGCTGAGCAGTCCGGCCAGCTGCGCCCCGGGGGCACCATCGTCGAGGCCACCAGCGGCAACACCGGCATCGCCCTGGCGATGGTCGGCGCCGCCCGCGGCTACAAGGTGATCCTGACCATGCCGGACACCATGTCCACCGAGCGCCGGGTGATGCTGCGCGCCTACGGCGCCGAGATCGTGCTGACGCCCGGCTCCGAGGGCATGGCCGGCGCCGTGGCCAAGGCCAAGCAGATCGTCGCCGACACCCACAACGCCCTGTCCGCCGACCAATTCGCCAACCCGGCCAATCCGGCCATCCACGAACGGACGACCGGCGAAGAGATCTGGAAAGACACCGATGGCGCTGTCGACATCTTCGTCGCCGGCATCGGCACCGGAGGCACGCTGACCGGTGTCTCGCACACCCTCAAGGCCCACAAGCCCGAGGTTCAGATCGTCGGCGTGGAGCCCAAGGACTCGGCGATCCTGCACGGCGCCGACCCCGGCCCGCACAAGATTCAGGGTCTGGGCGCCAACTTCGTCCCCGAGGTGCTCGACCGCGACTGTTATGACGAGATCATCGACGCGCAGTTCGACGACGCCATCCGGGTGGCTCGCGCGCTGGGCACCGAGGAGGGGATCCTCGGCGGGATTTCGGCCGGCGCCAACGTGTGGGCCGCCCTCGAACTGGCCAAGCGCCCGGAGAACGCCGGAAAGCTGATCGTGGTGGTGGTTCCCGACTTCGGCGAGCGCTACATCTCGACGCCGCTGTTCGAACACATTCGCCAGTGA
- the epsC gene encoding serine O-acetyltransferase EpsC, producing MSMWAALREDLRNAREHDPAARGDFENALVYSGLHAIWSYRLAHRLWAKPALRGVARVLAQATRFATGIEIHPGATIGRRFFIDHGLGVVIGETTEIGDDVMVYHGVTLGGRSLSHGKRHPTIGNGVTVGAGAKVLGPITIGDGSAIGANAVVTQDVPADCIATGIPAAVRHRTEKQREPLVDPTSYIDPAMYI from the coding sequence ATGAGCATGTGGGCGGCGCTGCGCGAGGACCTGCGCAACGCGCGCGAGCATGACCCGGCCGCACGCGGGGATTTCGAGAACGCCCTGGTCTATTCGGGCCTGCACGCGATCTGGTCATATCGGCTCGCGCACCGGCTGTGGGCCAAGCCGGCGCTGCGCGGGGTGGCCCGCGTGCTGGCTCAAGCCACCCGATTCGCCACCGGTATCGAGATCCACCCCGGCGCGACGATCGGGCGGCGCTTCTTCATCGACCACGGCCTGGGCGTGGTGATCGGCGAGACCACCGAGATCGGCGATGACGTCATGGTCTATCACGGTGTCACCCTCGGCGGGCGCTCGCTGAGTCACGGCAAGCGCCACCCGACCATCGGCAACGGCGTCACGGTGGGCGCCGGCGCGAAGGTGCTCGGTCCGATCACCATCGGAGACGGCAGCGCTATCGGCGCGAACGCCGTTGTCACCCAGGATGTTCCGGCGGATTGCATCGCCACCGGGATCCCGGCTGCGGTGCGTCATCGCACCGAGAAGCAGCGCGAGCCGCTGGTGGACCCGACCAGTTACATCGACCCGGCGATGTACATCTAA
- a CDS encoding DNA polymerase III subunit delta' produces MSGVFARLVGQQSVEAELLAAARAARRDVAHSGMTAGGMSHAWLITGPPGSGRSIAAVCFAAALQCTADEADGGPGCGHCRACITTMAGTHADVRRVVPEGLSIGVDEMRAIVQAASRRPGTGRWQIVVVEDADRLTEGAGNALLKVVEEPPPSTVFLLCAPSVDPEDIAITLRSRCRHVALVTPPPAAIAQVLIDADGLDRETADWAAAVSGGHVGRARRLATDFEARQRRQRALSLARDAATPSRAFTAVDELVAAAESEARDLTAERAEAETEELRTALGAGGTGKGTAGTLRGTAGVIKDLERRQKSRQTRASRDALDRALIDLATYFRDALLVATTSAGVARPNHPDMTDAVAAIAAHASPDRLLRCIEAVLECRDALAANVKPRFAVGAMVATVGQALRDDL; encoded by the coding sequence ATGTCCGGGGTTTTCGCGCGTTTGGTGGGCCAGCAGTCGGTCGAAGCCGAGCTGTTGGCTGCCGCGCGGGCAGCTCGGCGTGATGTAGCACACAGCGGTATGACCGCCGGCGGTATGTCACACGCGTGGTTGATCACCGGTCCGCCGGGATCGGGGCGGTCGATCGCGGCGGTGTGTTTCGCCGCGGCGCTGCAGTGCACCGCCGACGAGGCCGACGGCGGGCCGGGCTGCGGTCACTGCCGCGCCTGCATCACGACGATGGCCGGCACCCACGCCGACGTGCGGCGGGTGGTGCCGGAGGGACTGTCCATCGGCGTCGATGAGATGCGGGCCATCGTGCAGGCCGCCTCCCGGCGCCCCGGGACCGGCCGCTGGCAGATCGTGGTGGTCGAGGACGCCGACCGGCTCACCGAGGGCGCGGGCAACGCCCTGCTGAAGGTCGTCGAGGAGCCGCCGCCCTCGACGGTGTTCCTGTTGTGCGCCCCCTCGGTCGATCCCGAGGACATCGCGATCACGCTGCGGTCCCGCTGCCGCCACGTGGCGCTGGTGACGCCGCCGCCGGCGGCCATCGCCCAGGTGCTGATCGACGCCGACGGGCTCGACCGCGAGACGGCGGACTGGGCGGCCGCGGTCAGCGGTGGCCACGTGGGCCGGGCCCGGCGCCTGGCCACCGATTTCGAGGCCCGCCAGCGCCGCCAGCGGGCGCTGTCACTGGCGCGTGACGCGGCGACCCCGTCGCGGGCGTTCACCGCGGTCGACGAGTTGGTGGCCGCAGCAGAGTCCGAGGCGCGGGATCTGACCGCTGAACGCGCCGAGGCCGAGACCGAGGAGCTGCGCACCGCGCTGGGGGCCGGCGGGACCGGCAAGGGCACCGCCGGAACACTGCGCGGCACCGCCGGGGTGATCAAGGACCTGGAGCGCCGGCAGAAGTCCCGGCAGACCCGGGCCTCGCGTGACGCGCTGGATCGGGCCCTGATCGACCTGGCCACCTACTTCCGCGATGCCCTGCTGGTGGCCACTACGTCGGCCGGCGTCGCCCGGCCCAACCATCCGGACATGACCGATGCGGTGGCGGCCATCGCCGCCCACGCGTCGCCGGATCGGCTGTTGCGCTGCATCGAGGCGGTGCTCGAATGCCGCGACGCACTGGCGGCCAACGTCAAGCCCCGCTTCGCGGTCGGGGCCATGGTGGCCACCGTCGGGCAGGCCCTGCGAGACGACCTGTAG